The following proteins are encoded in a genomic region of Clostridium kluyveri:
- a CDS encoding histidine kinase dimerization/phospho-acceptor domain-containing protein, whose translation MKRKERIQNALGIISALFLFIGCSAAAFYLTSYIYARMGYSPPDLLVQIINSLLGLFIVLIIIKVALLFDEHKSGIFDSIIKAQKKIAEGDYNINLYKNIEELGPYSELVESVNNMASELSKMEKMRQEFISNVSHEIQSPLTSIRGFAQALRNDKLSFDKRLHYLNIIEAESTRLSKLSDNLLRLASLESDTIKFEPRSIV comes from the coding sequence ATGAAAAGGAAAGAAAGGATTCAAAATGCTCTTGGGATAATTTCTGCACTTTTTCTCTTTATAGGATGCTCTGCAGCAGCTTTTTACCTAACCTCTTATATTTATGCCAGAATGGGATACTCTCCACCAGATTTATTAGTCCAGATTATCAATTCCTTACTTGGGTTATTTATAGTGCTAATAATAATCAAAGTTGCATTACTCTTTGATGAACATAAATCAGGTATTTTTGATTCAATTATTAAGGCTCAAAAGAAAATTGCAGAAGGAGATTATAATATAAATTTATATAAGAATATTGAAGAATTAGGTCCATACAGCGAACTAGTGGAAAGTGTAAATAATATGGCTTCAGAATTAAGCAAGATGGAGAAAATGAGGCAGGAATTCATTTCAAATGTATCTCATGAAATCCAGTCTCCTCTAACATCCATCCGTGGTTTTGCACAGGCGCTTCGAAATGACAAGCTAAGTTTTGATAAAAGGCTGCACTATCTAAATATTATTGAAGCTGAAAGTACGCGGTTATCCAAGCTTAGTGACAATTTATTAAGACTTGCCTCACTGGAATCGGACACTATTAAGTTTGAACCAAGAAGTATCGTGTAG
- a CDS encoding TetR/AcrR family transcriptional regulator, translated as MPTSTFHNLNDDKKQRIFDAAVKEFSIRRFTDASINQIIKNAGIPKGSFYQYFNDKEDIYLYMMEKIENEKHEIMSHIKVLNTDADIFEIGMEEMKAALEWAKFRPDYSRIGILMWSDNSKFIARFRATTIESVKKNIESDKERGLIKPEADSDLVADILITLILNESFFAGLDEDKYLKKLNDTIKILKEGIAVTKK; from the coding sequence ATGCCAACAAGTACTTTTCATAATTTAAATGATGATAAGAAACAAAGAATATTTGATGCTGCAGTGAAGGAGTTTTCTATCAGGCGTTTCACCGACGCATCAATCAACCAGATTATTAAGAACGCAGGTATACCTAAGGGTAGTTTTTACCAATACTTTAATGATAAAGAGGATATATATCTTTATATGATGGAAAAAATTGAAAATGAAAAGCACGAAATTATGTCTCATATAAAAGTTTTAAACACGGATGCGGACATTTTTGAAATTGGTATGGAAGAAATGAAAGCAGCATTAGAATGGGCAAAGTTTAGACCTGATTATAGCCGGATAGGCATACTGATGTGGAGTGACAACAGCAAATTCATTGCCAGGTTTCGTGCCACTACCATTGAATCGGTGAAAAAAAATATAGAGAGTGATAAAGAGCGTGGCTTAATCAAGCCGGAAGCTGATTCCGATCTGGTTGCGGATATACTTATCACCCTCATTTTAAATGAGAGCTTCTTTGCAGGGCTTGACGAGGATAAGTATTTAAAGAAGCTCAACGATACCATAAAAATATTAAAGGAAGGGATTGCAGTGACAAAAAAATGA
- a CDS encoding phage tail spike protein, producing the protein MDAQNCSVKTAMEKFLIGDLLTIYTVDSDIIIANSISLEEKNPVEAIFSIINIWECGQLKRDNFDIKILNSMGKDAGVLIAQGKNISRLKFNIDTTSVVTKLYPVKSMARAYI; encoded by the coding sequence ATGGATGCTCAAAACTGTAGTGTAAAGACAGCTATGGAAAAATTTTTAATAGGAGATTTGCTTACCATATATACAGTAGACAGTGATATTATAATAGCTAATTCAATCAGCCTTGAAGAGAAAAATCCAGTAGAAGCCATATTTTCTATAATTAATATATGGGAATGCGGCCAACTTAAGAGGGATAACTTTGATATTAAAATATTAAATAGTATGGGTAAAGATGCAGGAGTATTAATTGCCCAGGGTAAAAATATATCGAGACTGAAGTTTAATATAGATACCACAAGTGTTGTAACAAAGCTTTATCCTGTAAAAAGTATGGCTAGAGCTTATATTTAA
- a CDS encoding GH-E family nuclease: protein MDFKLDIGELTNTINEYENIIKTLEEQKENINRTIAELTEAGWSGEAKDKFMEKHIKNQEFYTNLIEDIKYVKNALENEEKPRAVRLKKQSEDFVNCIKRSGGGAALTNDDTGVISLQYGGQFQINNNVSECIDNYKKMNSKFEEILSLANSLSFTSFPITDDVLNLQNSLKNQTISLTEFNDSFNLYCNGVRDMEENICFVFSKISGITGGISELRGVSAISENGQVDKNKVIQLMLKNPNDLTNGEKEILSYVEKILGEDEYYKLMEEMATFPDILYNKERDSGKYSIKSQNVLVGLSLKWFEAKTIEEKRIIEEEISNYRDKNPNDNLLERFTEQGFNNVLQGVIGQILLDSDGISEDRLNTNINKLYELEGQYIYNVLGRESSSLIAGITKRLEYVGRTPGKSSRTGKEVIERMLKDGDIDVIDGKTMFKASDGEWYELKYGDMAHKTDAVKWWNETGRKFGKKAPEVREWMLKSENYYLEHYSINRSDGAKIQETYLPPIIDDELPVEVEVPTTKTKVPPIETKVPPIK, encoded by the coding sequence ATGGATTTTAAATTAGATATTGGTGAATTGACTAATACAATAAATGAATATGAAAACATTATAAAGACATTAGAAGAACAAAAAGAAAATATAAATAGAACTATCGCAGAGCTTACTGAAGCTGGATGGTCAGGTGAAGCAAAAGATAAATTCATGGAAAAGCATATTAAAAATCAGGAGTTTTATACAAATTTAATAGAAGATATAAAGTACGTGAAAAATGCTTTAGAAAATGAAGAAAAGCCAAGGGCAGTTAGATTAAAAAAGCAAAGTGAGGATTTTGTAAACTGCATAAAAAGAAGTGGGGGCGGGGCAGCCCTTACAAATGATGATACAGGAGTTATTTCACTCCAATATGGAGGACAATTTCAAATAAATAATAATGTTAGTGAATGTATAGATAATTATAAAAAGATGAATTCTAAATTTGAAGAAATATTAAGTTTAGCAAATAGTTTAAGTTTTACATCATTTCCGATTACAGATGATGTTTTAAATTTACAGAATTCACTTAAAAATCAAACAATAAGTTTGACAGAATTCAATGATTCATTTAATTTATATTGTAATGGTGTAAGAGATATGGAAGAAAATATATGTTTCGTATTTTCAAAAATATCAGGAATAACTGGAGGGATATCTGAATTAAGGGGTGTTTCTGCTATTTCAGAAAATGGACAAGTAGATAAGAATAAGGTAATACAATTAATGCTAAAAAATCCAAATGACTTGACTAATGGAGAAAAAGAGATATTATCATATGTAGAAAAAATATTAGGTGAAGATGAATATTACAAGTTAATGGAAGAAATGGCAACATTCCCAGATATATTATATAATAAAGAAAGGGATTCAGGTAAGTATTCAATAAAATCTCAAAATGTTTTAGTAGGTTTATCACTAAAATGGTTTGAAGCTAAAACAATTGAAGAAAAAAGAATAATTGAAGAAGAGATATCTAATTATAGAGATAAAAATCCAAATGACAATTTGTTAGAACGTTTTACTGAACAGGGTTTTAATAATGTTTTACAAGGAGTTATAGGACAAATTTTATTGGATTCTGATGGAATTAGTGAAGATAGGTTAAACACAAATATCAATAAACTATATGAATTAGAAGGTCAATATATATACAATGTATTAGGTCGGGAGAGTAGTTCGCTAATAGCAGGAATAACCAAAAGATTAGAATATGTGGGAAGAACACCTGGAAAAAGTTCACGTACAGGGAAAGAAGTTATTGAAAGAATGTTGAAAGATGGAGATATAGATGTAATTGATGGGAAAACCATGTTTAAAGCAAGTGATGGAGAATGGTATGAACTAAAATATGGAGATATGGCACATAAAACAGACGCAGTTAAGTGGTGGAATGAAACAGGAAGAAAATTTGGGAAAAAAGCACCAGAAGTAAGAGAATGGATGTTAAAATCAGAAAATTATTATCTTGAACATTATAGTATAAATAGGTCAGATGGGGCGAAAATTCAGGAAACATACCTACCACCGATAATAGATGATGAATTACCTGTAGAGGTAGAAGTACCAACAACAAAAACAAAAGTACCACCAATAGAAACAAAAGTACCACCAATAAAATAA
- the ppsA gene encoding phosphoenolpyruvate synthase: MNSYVLKFQEIDKNKLSIVGGKGANLGELSRIQGIRVPDGFCVTTEAYKRIIDNNKELSDLLDQLSYLMADERERISEISKKIRRVIEGIVIARDIEEEITTQLSKLGEKNAYAVRSSATAEDLPTASFAGQQDTYLNIIGKDAILKAISKCWASLFTDRAVTYRIQNGFDHRKIYLSVVIQEMVFPEASGIMFTADPVTSNRKVLSIDASFGLGEALVSGLVNSDIYKVREGRIINKKISTKKLAIYALKEGGTEEKEIEMQKQNMQTLTDEQILQLERMGRKTETYFGRPQDIEWCLYEDKAYIVQSRPITTLYPEPEVKDGKNHVYLSFGHQQMMTEAMKPLGITFYQPIFKMVSGSDLVDAGGRLYMDVSSSISSRLGKVVLSRYRSSDVLGSNALFKLMERKDFIKTLSREKSALTSNTMLLGILSWVIQAIKFYRKNDAMVVEKMIARNRALIRAVEQRSANVYGNDLFDLILQSSMELKKATSDGMALMVVGGYTSQWLNKNMQKWLGEKNVADTLSQSVSNNVTSEMGLELLDVADVIRQYPEIIEYLGHASDETFFECLAKLEGGKAVSASIRAYLKKYGMRCSGEIDITMPRWNEHPTALIPMILSNIRNFESGAHNLKFEQGWQEAEQKAQDLLSRLAELPGGKRKAQKTKKAISVLRNFIGYREYPKYFMVCYFWIIKQALLKEGARLVQKDVIQEKEDIYYLSFEELREVVKINRLDYSIITKRKMEYEVYEKMTPPRVMTSEGEVISGEYDNGNIPEGALAGVPVSSGIIEGRARVVLRIEDAHIEEGDILVATFTDPSWTPLFVSVKGLVTEVGGVATHGAIVAREYGLPAVVGVENATKLIKDGQRIRVNGTEGYLEIL; this comes from the coding sequence ATGAATTCATATGTGCTCAAGTTTCAGGAGATTGATAAAAATAAGCTTTCGATTGTAGGAGGAAAAGGAGCCAATCTGGGGGAACTGTCCAGGATCCAGGGGATACGGGTTCCAGATGGTTTTTGTGTTACCACTGAAGCCTATAAAAGAATTATTGACAATAATAAGGAACTTAGCGATTTACTGGATCAATTATCGTATCTTATGGCTGATGAAAGGGAAAGAATCAGTGAAATCAGCAAAAAAATCCGCAGGGTCATCGAAGGGATAGTCATTGCAAGGGACATTGAAGAAGAAATTACAACGCAGCTTTCAAAACTTGGGGAAAAAAATGCATATGCAGTACGTTCCAGCGCTACAGCGGAAGATCTGCCGACAGCATCCTTTGCAGGACAGCAGGATACCTATTTGAACATTATCGGGAAAGATGCCATCCTAAAAGCTATCAGCAAGTGTTGGGCATCGCTTTTTACTGACCGTGCCGTAACTTATCGTATTCAAAATGGCTTTGATCACCGCAAGATATATCTGTCTGTGGTAATCCAGGAAATGGTTTTCCCTGAGGCTTCAGGGATCATGTTTACAGCTGATCCGGTAACATCAAACAGGAAGGTGCTGTCCATCGATGCAAGCTTTGGGCTTGGTGAGGCACTGGTCTCCGGCCTGGTGAATTCTGATATCTATAAGGTGCGAGAAGGTAGGATTATCAATAAAAAGATTTCCACCAAGAAGCTTGCAATTTACGCTTTAAAAGAAGGAGGCACTGAGGAAAAGGAAATCGAGATGCAAAAGCAGAATATGCAGACGTTGACAGATGAGCAGATTTTGCAGCTTGAGCGCATGGGAAGAAAGACTGAAACGTATTTTGGTCGCCCTCAGGACATTGAATGGTGCCTTTATGAAGATAAAGCCTATATCGTTCAGAGCCGCCCCATCACTACTCTATACCCCGAACCGGAAGTGAAAGATGGGAAAAACCATGTGTACCTGTCGTTCGGCCATCAACAGATGATGACGGAAGCCATGAAACCATTGGGCATAACCTTCTACCAACCTATCTTCAAGATGGTTAGCGGCTCGGATTTGGTCGATGCCGGCGGAAGGCTTTATATGGATGTATCGAGCTCAATTTCCTCGCGGCTGGGGAAAGTAGTCCTCAGCAGATATCGCAGTTCCGATGTTCTGGGATCGAACGCCCTTTTCAAATTGATGGAAAGGAAGGACTTTATCAAGACGTTGTCTCGAGAGAAGTCAGCGCTGACCTCGAATACCATGCTATTGGGGATTTTGTCCTGGGTGATTCAAGCCATAAAGTTCTACCGGAAGAACGATGCGATGGTCGTCGAGAAAATGATTGCCCGCAATAGGGCATTGATTCGGGCAGTGGAGCAAAGATCCGCCAATGTATATGGGAACGACTTGTTTGATCTCATTCTACAAAGTAGCATGGAATTGAAAAAAGCCACTTCTGACGGCATGGCATTGATGGTTGTCGGAGGCTACACGTCTCAGTGGCTTAACAAGAACATGCAGAAATGGTTAGGCGAAAAGAACGTTGCCGATACTCTCTCTCAATCTGTGTCCAATAATGTCACATCCGAGATGGGCCTTGAGCTTTTGGACGTTGCGGATGTCATCCGGCAATACCCGGAGATAATTGAATATCTTGGGCACGCCAGTGATGAAACATTTTTTGAGTGTTTGGCTAAATTGGAAGGCGGAAAAGCTGTAAGTGCTTCTATTCGAGCATACCTGAAAAAATACGGCATGCGTTGTTCCGGTGAGATCGATATTACTATGCCCCGTTGGAACGAACATCCAACCGCGCTTATCCCTATGATTCTCAGCAACATCAGAAACTTTGAGTCGGGTGCCCATAACCTTAAATTTGAGCAGGGGTGGCAGGAAGCGGAGCAAAAAGCACAGGATCTCCTAAGTCGCCTGGCAGAGTTGCCCGGTGGTAAAAGAAAAGCCCAAAAAACAAAGAAGGCGATCAGCGTTTTACGCAATTTTATTGGCTATCGGGAGTACCCGAAATATTTCATGGTTTGCTATTTCTGGATCATTAAGCAAGCCCTACTGAAGGAGGGCGCCAGGCTCGTACAAAAGGACGTTATCCAGGAGAAGGAGGATATCTATTATCTGTCTTTTGAAGAACTCAGGGAGGTTGTTAAAATAAACCGTCTTGATTACAGCATTATAACTAAGCGAAAAATGGAATACGAGGTCTATGAGAAGATGACGCCACCACGGGTGATGACCTCTGAGGGTGAGGTTATATCAGGTGAATATGATAACGGCAATATTCCTGAAGGCGCTTTGGCGGGGGTGCCTGTTTCATCCGGCATCATTGAGGGTCGGGCTCGGGTCGTGTTAAGGATAGAGGACGCCCATATAGAGGAAGGCGATATTTTGGTTGCCACATTCACCGACCCCAGTTGGACACCCCTGTTTGTATCCGTCAAAGGCCTGGTGACGGAGGTAGGCGGAGTAGCGACGCATGGCGCCATTGTTGCGAGGGAATATGGTCTTCCGGCAGTGGTAGGCGTGGAAAATGCCACTAAGCTGATCAAAGATGGGCAGAGGATTAGGGTAAATGGAACGGAAGGGTATTTGGAAATACTGTAA
- a CDS encoding sensor histidine kinase: MSCEPQWLNKNINMDVSLEEVEIKADEDMMSQVFINLINNSIKFTSEGGSVRINLHNQGNILEFKISDTGIGIAEEDQSRIFERFFKGDKSRSPLIKGSGLGLSIVKKIVDMHQGTIHVQSKLDTGTTFIVTLPRNL; the protein is encoded by the coding sequence TTGTCTTGTGAGCCACAGTGGCTTAATAAGAACATTAATATGGATGTATCTTTGGAAGAAGTTGAAATTAAAGCAGATGAAGATATGATGAGTCAGGTCTTTATAAACTTGATTAATAACAGTATTAAATTTACATCTGAAGGTGGAAGTGTAAGAATTAATCTGCATAATCAAGGTAACATTTTGGAATTTAAGATATCTGATACTGGAATAGGTATTGCTGAGGAAGATCAGAGCCGTATTTTTGAGCGCTTTTTTAAAGGTGATAAATCACGAAGCCCTTTAATAAAAGGCAGTGGTTTGGGGCTCTCAATAGTTAAAAAGATTGTTGATATGCATCAAGGGACTATTCATGTGCAAAGTAAATTAGACACAGGTACTACATTTATTGTAACTTTACCGAGGAACTTATAA
- a CDS encoding protease inhibitor I42 family protein, giving the protein MNKFKKQLFISITYVFSILLLLNTVVFSAAPEYENLEREHIENWKSLPLREDVDENKVWKINFKSLVYKSKINDSSIFILDDCYNKVETEVALSDDYKQVEISPINNYKPSHSYVLYVLDKADSSNIKKGICMPFTINSNATKIDESFNNQSITLKKGETLQLTLPDDGYDGGYSWQSVSTGSSIIKNTEHINIIYSLYPQACPGAGLRDRWLFQAINTGKTSIQFKYSREWDSNSTINTFKLSVNVK; this is encoded by the coding sequence GTGAATAAATTTAAGAAACAATTGTTTATAAGTATTACTTATGTTTTTAGTATACTTTTATTGCTTAATACTGTAGTTTTTTCTGCTGCACCAGAATACGAAAATCTTGAACGTGAGCACATTGAAAACTGGAAATCATTGCCTTTAAGGGAAGATGTGGATGAAAATAAGGTTTGGAAAATTAATTTTAAATCACTAGTATACAAATCCAAAATTAATGATTCATCTATATTTATTTTAGATGACTGTTATAATAAAGTAGAAACAGAAGTTGCTTTGTCAGATGATTACAAGCAAGTTGAAATCTCGCCAATTAATAATTATAAACCTAGCCATTCATATGTGCTTTATGTTCTGGATAAAGCGGATAGCTCTAACATAAAAAAAGGAATTTGTATGCCTTTTACTATTAACTCAAATGCTACAAAAATTGATGAAAGCTTCAATAACCAAAGTATAACTTTAAAAAAAGGTGAAACACTTCAACTAACTCTTCCTGATGACGGGTATGATGGAGGTTATAGCTGGCAATCAGTATCAACAGGTAGTTCTATAATAAAAAATACTGAACATATTAACATAATTTATTCGCTATATCCTCAGGCGTGTCCTGGAGCAGGGTTAAGAGATAGATGGTTATTTCAAGCTATTAATACTGGAAAAACATCAATTCAATTCAAATATAGTCGAGAGTGGGATTCTAATTCAACTATAAATACTTTTAAATTAAGTGTTAACGTGAAATGA
- a CDS encoding histidine phosphatase family protein has protein sequence MNNSLLDLLRGGGYILYVRHGEATVGEDQPYLNFLYCFTQRNLSEMGRRQAIYYGQILRNLRIPINYPVLTSPFCRTIETAQLAFGRSNVQIDPFWFEVYKLSGSISAAEQRRILGSFQSRLEVIPPQGSNKVIIAHSFPEGIGLGQIPNMGTVIVRPRGQGNGYEIISKLSLSDLVNLGRYR, from the coding sequence TTGAATAATTCGTTACTAGATTTATTAAGGGGCGGAGGATATATACTATATGTTAGACATGGGGAAGCAACTGTTGGAGAAGATCAACCGTATCTAAATTTTCTATATTGTTTTACTCAAAGAAATCTTTCTGAAATGGGAAGAAGACAAGCAATTTACTATGGCCAAATTCTTCGTAATTTACGAATTCCTATCAATTATCCTGTCCTAACAAGTCCATTTTGCAGAACTATAGAAACGGCACAATTGGCTTTTGGAAGGTCAAATGTTCAAATCGACCCATTTTGGTTTGAAGTTTATAAGTTAAGTGGAAGTATATCTGCTGCAGAGCAACGAAGAATATTAGGCTCTTTTCAGTCAAGGTTGGAAGTCATACCTCCTCAGGGGAGCAACAAGGTTATAATTGCTCATAGTTTTCCAGAAGGGATTGGTTTAGGCCAAATCCCGAACATGGGAACAGTTATTGTTAGACCACGGGGACAAGGAAACGGTTATGAAATCATCAGTAAATTGTCCTTATCAGATTTAGTGAACTTGGGAAGATACAGATAA
- a CDS encoding ABC transporter permease produces the protein MLIGNSMTGISLGVRRLVDGMRTQKNLVKGSLMLDATPKMAAKQIVDNAFDPAILSTINSMVGIGMGIVFLLGMMTGQILSGTSPVTAIELRLFLEYLAV, from the coding sequence ATGCTGATCGGCAACTCTATGACCGGTATCTCCTTGGGAGTAAGACGTTTAGTTGATGGAATGCGGACACAGAAAAATTTAGTTAAAGGATCTTTAATGCTTGATGCAACACCAAAAATGGCAGCAAAGCAAATTGTGGATAATGCTTTTGATCCGGCAATCCTGTCTACCATCAATTCCATGGTTGGTATTGGTATGGGAATTGTTTTTTTACTAGGTATGATGACAGGTCAAATACTATCCGGCACCTCACCTGTTACAGCGATAGAATTACGATTATTCTTGGAATACTTGGCAGTGTAG
- a CDS encoding serine hydrolase domain-containing protein, producing MSHKKEENTTKLNYYHWQNRLNELRENCQIPGASLAVLTDGKIHELASGVLHRGTGVDVTTDSLFQVGSITKVYTATLVMQLVDSGELDLDTPLKKIFPEFTVPEADAITIRQLLSHTSGLTSDFTFDTGRGDDCLEHYIEAAKELKLDSKPGTIVSYSSVGYNVLGRIIEVLIGQTWDDALRDRLITPLGLTSTVTLPEEVLRFRAAMGHLGPDPVPFWNLLPRSAGPSGGALCATAADLIRFAKVYLDDGEAPDNTRILTNETVTAMLHLEAKTPDKWTSGNEGWGLGWMLYDWDDVKVFGHDGATIGQNGYLRVVPETGTAIALLTNGGASDLLHSVLFRELFEELAGVRMPDKAFGPSSQPPMVDIAPFIGTYERKGVVITITEHNGILHLVYEINDGRKDPSPSLEIKLIPVSETVFAGAAGQDWIPVVFHKLMDGSIFCYIGMRAAPKIS from the coding sequence ATGAGCCATAAAAAGGAAGAAAATACCACAAAGTTAAACTATTATCACTGGCAGAATCGACTGAACGAGCTACGAGAAAACTGTCAAATACCAGGAGCGTCCCTGGCGGTACTTACTGATGGAAAAATTCACGAGCTGGCTAGTGGAGTGCTGCATAGGGGGACTGGTGTGGATGTCACAACTGATTCGCTATTCCAGGTCGGTTCAATTACTAAGGTTTACACAGCTACACTGGTGATGCAGCTAGTAGATTCGGGTGAACTGGATTTGGATACACCATTGAAGAAGATATTCCCAGAATTTACGGTTCCCGAGGCCGATGCGATAACGATTCGTCAGTTACTCAGCCATACTAGTGGTCTAACCAGCGATTTTACGTTTGACACTGGTCGCGGGGATGATTGTCTAGAACACTACATCGAAGCTGCTAAGGAGTTAAAGCTGGACAGCAAACCTGGGACGATTGTTTCGTACAGTAGCGTTGGATACAACGTGTTAGGCCGTATTATCGAGGTGCTGATAGGTCAGACTTGGGACGATGCGTTGAGGGACAGACTCATTACTCCGCTAGGACTCACCAGTACAGTGACCCTCCCCGAGGAAGTGCTGCGATTTCGTGCGGCGATGGGACACTTGGGGCCAGATCCAGTACCATTCTGGAACCTATTGCCTCGTTCAGCCGGTCCGAGTGGTGGTGCTTTATGTGCTACAGCTGCTGACCTGATCCGATTTGCAAAGGTGTATCTTGATGATGGAGAAGCACCAGATAATACCCGTATATTAACCAATGAAACTGTTACTGCTATGCTGCATCTTGAAGCAAAAACTCCTGACAAGTGGACATCCGGTAACGAGGGATGGGGACTTGGTTGGATGTTATATGATTGGGATGACGTTAAAGTGTTTGGACACGACGGTGCTACCATTGGTCAGAATGGATACTTGCGTGTAGTTCCAGAAACCGGAACAGCAATTGCCTTGTTGACTAATGGCGGAGCCTCAGACTTGCTACACTCAGTACTTTTTCGGGAACTGTTTGAGGAACTTGCTGGTGTGAGAATGCCAGACAAAGCCTTTGGACCATCTTCACAACCACCTATGGTTGATATCGCACCATTCATAGGAACCTACGAGCGTAAAGGAGTCGTCATTACCATAACAGAGCATAACGGAATATTACATTTGGTATATGAAATAAATGACGGCAGGAAAGATCCATCACCATCACTTGAAATAAAACTTATACCTGTGTCTGAGACCGTATTTGCCGGGGCTGCTGGTCAGGATTGGATTCCTGTGGTTTTCCACAAGTTGATGGATGGTTCAATATTTTGCTACATCGGCATGCGTGCCGCACCAAAGATATCATAA